A region of Gracilinanus agilis isolate LMUSP501 chromosome 3, AgileGrace, whole genome shotgun sequence DNA encodes the following proteins:
- the CEP19 gene encoding centrosomal protein of 19 kDa, whose protein sequence is MMYTAKKCGIRFQPPAIILIYEGEVKNKSRQRIMPIRNFSKFSDCGRAAEQLKYNPRHKAYLEGVSLRQLEKLFTFLKGFLWGQTLDQTMEQIQRETTIDPEEDLNKLDDKELAKRKSIMDELFKKNQKKKDDPDFVYNVEIEFPQDEQQQSCSWDAESDDEF, encoded by the exons ATGATGTACACTGCCAAGAAATGTGGAATCAGATTCCAGCCTCCAGCCATTATCTTAATCTATGAAGGGGAGGTCAAGAACAAAAGTCGCCAGCGTATCATGCCAATCCGAAACTTTTCCAAGTTTTCAG acTGTGGGAGAGCAGCTGAACAGCTGAAGTATAATCCAAGACACAAGGCCTACCTTGAGGGGGTGTCTCTGCGGCAGTTAGAGAaattattcacttttttaaaaggttttctatGGGGGCAAACCTTGGACCAAACTATGGAACAGATTCAGCGGGAAACAACCATTGATCCTGAGGAAGACCTGAACAAACTCGATGATAAGGAACTTGCAAAAAGGAAGAGCATCATGGATGAACTTTttaagaagaatcagaaaaagaaagatgaccCAGATTTTGTCTATAACGTTGAGATAGAGTTCCCACAGGATGAGCAGCAACAGTCTTGTAGCTGGGATGCGGAGTCAGATGATGAGTTCTAA